In one Lolium rigidum isolate FL_2022 chromosome 3, APGP_CSIRO_Lrig_0.1, whole genome shotgun sequence genomic region, the following are encoded:
- the LOC124702732 gene encoding magnesium-chelatase subunit ChlI, chloroplastic-like translates to MASPFSPASARAASPALFAASTSRPLFLTAAISARIPSRRGFRRGRFTVCNVAAPTAPEQDTKAKAAKESQRPVYPFPAIVGQDEMKLCLLLNVIDPKIGGVMIMGDRGTGKSTTVRSLVDLLPDISVVVGDPFNSDPYDPEVMGPEVRNRVLNGDTLPVTTTKITMVDLPLGATEDRVCGTIDIEKALTEGVKAFEPGLLAKANRGILYVDEVNLLDDHLVDVLLDSAASGWNTVEREGISISHPARFILIGSGNPEEGELRPQLLDRFGMHAQVGTVRDAELRVKIVEERARFDRDPKSFRQSYLDEQEKLQDQITSARSNLGSVQLDHELRVKISRVCAELNVDGLRGDIVTNRAAKALAALKGRDTVTVEDIATVIPNCLRHRLRKDPLESIDSGLLVVEKFYEVFG, encoded by the exons atgGCTTCCCCCTTCTCCCcggcgtccgcgcgcgccgcctcgcCGGCCCTTTTCGCCGCCTCCACTTCCCGCCCTCTCTTTCTCACCGCCGCCATCTCAG CCCGGATTCCGTCCAGGAGGGGATTCCGCCGTGGCCGCTTCACCGTCTGCAATGTAGCGGCCCCGACCGCCCCCGAGCAG GACACCAAGGCAAAGGCCGCCAAGGAGAGCCAGCGGCCGGTGTACCCGTTCCCGGCGATCGTGGGGCAGGACGAGATGAAGCTCTGCCTGCTGCTCAACGTCATCGACCCCAAGATTGGCGGCGTCATGATCATGGGCGACCGCGGCACCGGTAAGTCCACCACCGTCCGCTCCCTCGTCGACCTGCTCCCGGACATCAGCGTCGTTGTCGGCGACCCTTTCAACTCCGACCCTTACGACCCCGAGGTCATGGGCCCCGAGGTCCGCAACCGCGTCCTCAACGGCGACACCCTTCCCGTCACCACCACCAAGATCACCATGGTTGACCTGCCCCTCGGCGCCACCGAGGACAGGGTCTGCGGCACCATCGACATCGAGAAGGCGCTCACCGAAGGTGTCAAGGCGTTTGAGCCTGGCCTGCTCGCCAAGGCCAACAGGGGAATACTCTATGTCGATGAGGTTAATCTGCTCGATGACCATCTGGTGGATGTTCTGCTGGACTCCGCGGCTTCCGGGTGGAACACCGTGGAGAGGGAGGGCATCTCCATCTCCCATCCGGCGCGGTTCATCCTCATTGGGTCTGGCAACCCGGAGGAAGGGGAGCTCCGGCCTCAGTTGCTCGACAGGTTCGGGATGCATGCGCAGGTTGGTACGGTCAGGGATGCTGAGCTCAGGGTCAAGATTGTGGAGGAAAGGGCCCGCTTCGACAGGGACCCCAAATCGTTCCGCCAGTCCTACTTGGACGAGCAAGAGAAGCTCCAGGACCAGATTACATCCGCTCGGAGCAACCTCGGTTCTGTGCAGCTCGACCACGAGCTTCGCGTCAAGATATCCAGGGTCTGTGCCGAGCTGAATGTCGATGGACTCAGAGGAGACATCGTCACTAACAGGGCTGCCAAGGCGCTGGCTGCCTTGAAAGGAAGGGACACTGTCACAGTCGAGGACATCGCCACTGTTATTCCCAACTGCTTGAGGCACCGGCTCCGTAAGGACCCTCTCGAATCTATTGACTCGGGCCTGCTCGTCGTTGAGAAGTTTTATGAAGTCTTTGGCTAG